A window of the Deferrivibrio essentukiensis genome harbors these coding sequences:
- a CDS encoding flagellar basal body L-ring protein FlgH, with the protein MKKGFLIILAVLLIFTGCSKKPKVDSNVSKLSYNEEVAKYNNALKQKQPSPSLWADVGNSGVMFLDYKGRSLGDIIIVKIIESSSATNSNSTKTSKSSAYDSGITNLMGLPLNLGMTNFLKKGNAFDPTVAASTSNSFTGSGAKKKSDSVSATIAARIVDILPSGNLVIEGNREILVDQEKQTISVKGIIRQKDIDANNTVLSTAIADAQITYTGKGVLSDANRKGWLGSVIDWVWPF; encoded by the coding sequence ATGAAAAAGGGTTTTTTAATAATATTGGCAGTTTTGCTAATCTTTACAGGTTGTTCAAAGAAACCTAAAGTCGATTCCAATGTTTCAAAATTAAGTTACAATGAAGAGGTCGCAAAATATAATAATGCATTGAAGCAAAAACAGCCATCCCCGTCCTTATGGGCCGATGTTGGTAATTCGGGAGTTATGTTTTTGGATTACAAGGGGCGGTCTCTTGGGGACATAATCATTGTAAAGATTATTGAGTCTTCTTCAGCCACTAATTCTAATTCCACAAAAACAAGCAAATCATCTGCATATGACAGCGGTATTACAAATTTAATGGGGCTCCCTTTGAATTTGGGTATGACAAATTTTTTAAAGAAAGGGAATGCATTTGACCCAACCGTAGCAGCAAGCACATCCAACTCTTTTACGGGTTCGGGTGCAAAGAAAAAATCTGACTCGGTATCGGCTACAATTGCTGCAAGAATCGTAGATATTTTACCTTCCGGAAACCTTGTGATTGAGGGGAACAGGGAGATACTTGTTGATCAGGAAAAGCAGACTATCTCTGTAAAAGGTATAATTAGACAAAAAGATATAGATGCAAACAATACGGTACTTTCCACTGCAATAGCCGACGCCCAGATTACATATACCGGAAAAGGTGTATTAAGTGATGCCAATAGGAAAGGGTGGCTTGGCAGTGTAATAGACTGGGTATGGCCGTTTTAA
- a CDS encoding flagellar basal body P-ring protein FlgI produces MKKYLIIMMLLTASFLEASVKIRDIATIDGIRDNQLIGYGLVVGLNGTGDKSGTEFTIQSLVNMLDRMGITVDKAKVSVKNVAAVMVTAKLSPFAGTGTKVDVVVSSIGDAKSLEGGTLLLTPLSAPNGQIYAVAQGPISVGGMNVSAGGAGAVKNHPTVGRIPNGALIEKEIPFNLSSDYLSLSFSNLSISNIVQAKNTINRYFAEDIAVIANPTTIKIIVPQEFKNNYYEFVNKVISLEIQPETFAKVVVDERTGTIVMGSDVRISTVAVSHGNLTIKITNTVEVSQPAPFSEGQTVVTNNQEVQVEEEDAKLMMIPEGVKISDLVKALNAIKVSPRDLIAVLQAIKAAGALQGELEVI; encoded by the coding sequence ATGAAAAAATATTTAATTATCATGATGTTGCTTACTGCGTCCTTTTTAGAGGCGAGCGTAAAGATTAGAGATATCGCAACTATAGATGGGATAAGGGACAATCAGCTTATCGGATACGGACTGGTTGTAGGGTTAAACGGTACGGGTGACAAATCGGGGACTGAGTTTACCATACAATCGTTGGTTAATATGCTTGATAGAATGGGTATAACCGTAGATAAGGCTAAAGTCAGCGTTAAAAATGTTGCTGCAGTTATGGTGACAGCAAAATTATCTCCATTTGCCGGGACCGGTACAAAAGTGGATGTGGTCGTTTCCTCAATTGGGGATGCTAAAAGCCTCGAAGGTGGAACACTCCTTTTGACACCGCTTTCTGCTCCAAACGGTCAGATTTATGCTGTGGCTCAAGGACCAATTTCGGTAGGTGGGATGAATGTCTCTGCGGGTGGTGCAGGTGCAGTAAAGAATCATCCGACAGTTGGCAGGATACCAAACGGTGCATTAATAGAAAAAGAGATACCGTTTAATTTGAGCAGTGATTATTTGAGCTTGAGTTTTAGCAATTTGAGTATTTCAAATATAGTGCAGGCAAAAAATACCATAAACAGATATTTTGCTGAAGACATAGCTGTCATTGCAAATCCTACGACAATAAAGATTATTGTTCCTCAAGAATTTAAAAATAATTATTATGAGTTTGTTAACAAAGTGATTAGCCTTGAAATTCAGCCTGAGACATTCGCCAAAGTAGTAGTAGATGAAAGGACGGGGACTATTGTTATGGGCTCTGATGTTAGGATTTCAACTGTTGCGGTGTCTCATGGTAACTTGACAATAAAGATAACAAATACTGTCGAAGTTTCTCAGCCGGCGCCATTTTCAGAAGGGCAGACGGTAGTAACAAATAATCAAGAAGTCCAAGTTGAAGAAGAGGATGCAAAATTAATGATGATACCCGAAGGTGTAAAAATTAGTGACCTTGTAAAGGCACTTAATGCCATTAAGGTTTCCCCAAGAGATTTAATCGCGGTATTGCAGGCAATTAAAGCAGCAGGAGCTTTGCAAGGTGAGTTGGAGGTAATCTAA
- a CDS encoding rod-binding protein has translation MIKNIGGDNIKIADIQAKRLEKACEEFEAMFYNIIMKTGRQGSYESDFIKKSEGEKTFTEIFDFEVSKAAAKNSSGGIKEMLLSFFKENYSQSEGKKYSILSENASKTVKNSLKIMA, from the coding sequence ATGATTAAAAATATAGGTGGAGATAATATAAAGATAGCAGATATTCAAGCAAAAAGGCTTGAAAAGGCGTGTGAAGAATTTGAGGCTATGTTTTACAATATAATTATGAAAACTGGCAGACAGGGGAGTTATGAGTCGGATTTTATAAAGAAGTCTGAAGGTGAAAAAACATTTACTGAGATTTTTGACTTTGAAGTTTCTAAGGCTGCAGCTAAAAATTCCTCAGGCGGTATTAAAGAGATGCTTTTATCCTTTTTTAAGGAAAATTATTCTCAGAGTGAAGGAAAAAAATACTCTATACTCTCGGAAAATGCGTCAAAAACAGTTAAAAATAGCCTGAAAATTATGGCATGA
- the flgM gene encoding flagellar biosynthesis anti-sigma factor FlgM, with product MRIEDKINIAYENLGKAVKKDSEQAKPSGKERTAKDKVELSSSGKVDSLVSKVKSAPEVRAEKVSEIKKQIETGTYDFSGRKVAEKIVNTAVDDLF from the coding sequence ATGAGAATTGAAGACAAAATTAACATTGCTTATGAAAATTTGGGGAAAGCTGTCAAAAAGGATAGTGAGCAGGCTAAACCGAGTGGTAAAGAAAGGACCGCAAAGGATAAGGTCGAGCTGTCTTCTTCAGGCAAGGTTGATAGTCTTGTGTCCAAGGTTAAATCTGCACCGGAAGTAAGAGCTGAGAAGGTTAGTGAGATAAAGAAGCAGATTGAAACCGGTACATATGATTTCTCCGGCAGAAAAGTGGCAGAAAAGATAGTTAATACTGCTGTAGACGACCTGTTTTAA
- the flgN gene encoding flagellar export chaperone FlgN, protein METIQNLIGVLKSQLNLLEELNSIIEKEKYYITHWDIDKVIEVAKQKDTVIYKDRVLDEAKDKYVKKYCNLNGLVGNNLNDIIDHLSDSPEKQELMDLKKRLTELAAKTHNENLAIKVLYSTNLRLISDFFDKIGISTGHSYSSSGAKAAKLASFTRSA, encoded by the coding sequence ATGGAAACAATCCAGAACCTTATAGGTGTGCTTAAAAGTCAACTGAATCTGCTGGAAGAGCTTAACTCTATAATAGAGAAAGAGAAATATTATATAACTCATTGGGACATAGACAAGGTTATTGAGGTTGCAAAGCAAAAGGATACTGTCATTTACAAAGACAGGGTTTTGGATGAAGCCAAAGATAAGTATGTTAAAAAGTATTGCAATCTAAATGGCTTGGTTGGGAATAATCTTAATGACATTATAGATCACCTTTCAGATTCTCCTGAGAAACAGGAATTAATGGATTTGAAAAAAAGACTTACAGAGCTTGCGGCTAAAACTCACAATGAAAATCTTGCCATTAAAGTCCTTTACTCTACAAATCTTAGGCTTATATCAGATTTTTTTGATAAAATAGGAATTTCTACCGGGCATTCTTACAGCAGTAGCGGGGCAAAGGCAGCCAAATTAGCTTCTTTTACAAGAAGCGCATAA
- the flgK gene encoding flagellar hook-associated protein FlgK codes for MSNIFGTLYTGISGLMTSQAGIDVTGHNIANANTEGYSRQRAVISTQNPLLVTPGPFGRGSKVEYIERTYDNVLADNLRRETSSLSYWSSLQTSLDEVSIYFNELESGSGLGDALKDYFNAWQSLANTAPDNSDESQVKKIELINKTDILTSKIQESYTQLERLQGTSDFKIEQYVNEINDIAENIRQINIQIGKVEAGENKANDFRDQRELLLNKLSEYVNITTSERDDGQIAVLVGGITLVDSDVINEIYTVKNEDNDNHYDIYWGTKGSNNPLVDITSKIYSGKLAGELKTRDETLTSYKGKLDELAQTLIKETNRIHSTGLGVERFNSITSTNGVQSPTFIFTRDAGKFPYDINEGTFRIAVYNSEGEVSGNFDIDINPEEDNLYSVIEKINQAGATVASGKISAQLSSGNTIKITAEEGYTFSFVEDTTNFLVASGLYGYFKGSGASDIAVNDFLATNPNFIATAKSTAPGDNSNALELSNLKFSKLVNGNYSIDEFYSVFTTTIAADKNQVNTFYDSKKQSVDQFTMKLEQIKGVSIDEEFTNLIKFQKAYEANARFITAVDQMIDKLINGVGLVGR; via the coding sequence ATGTCCAATATTTTCGGTACTTTATATACCGGTATTTCGGGGCTGATGACATCACAGGCAGGGATTGATGTAACTGGTCATAATATAGCCAATGCCAATACGGAAGGGTATTCAAGGCAGCGTGCCGTTATTTCGACTCAGAATCCTCTCCTTGTAACCCCCGGACCTTTTGGAAGGGGCTCAAAAGTAGAGTACATAGAAAGGACATATGATAATGTTTTGGCTGACAATTTAAGAAGGGAGACATCATCCCTCAGCTATTGGTCTTCACTCCAAACATCTCTTGATGAAGTGTCTATCTATTTTAATGAGCTTGAAAGTGGTTCTGGCCTTGGAGATGCTTTGAAAGACTATTTTAATGCATGGCAAAGCTTGGCAAATACGGCACCGGATAACTCTGACGAGTCTCAGGTTAAGAAGATTGAACTTATTAACAAAACGGATATTTTGACCAGCAAGATTCAGGAAAGTTATACACAGCTTGAAAGATTGCAAGGCACTTCGGATTTTAAAATTGAGCAGTATGTAAATGAGATTAATGATATAGCTGAAAATATAAGGCAGATAAACATACAGATAGGTAAAGTTGAAGCCGGGGAAAATAAGGCTAACGATTTTCGTGATCAAAGAGAGTTACTTCTTAACAAACTGTCAGAGTATGTCAATATAACCACTTCTGAAAGGGATGACGGGCAGATTGCAGTTTTAGTTGGTGGAATTACTCTGGTGGATTCGGATGTAATTAATGAGATATATACTGTCAAAAATGAAGATAATGACAATCATTACGATATATATTGGGGGACAAAAGGGAGCAATAACCCATTGGTGGATATAACTTCTAAAATATATTCAGGCAAACTTGCCGGAGAATTAAAAACAAGGGATGAAACACTAACTTCTTATAAAGGCAAGCTTGATGAGCTTGCTCAGACCCTTATAAAAGAAACCAACAGAATACATTCTACAGGCCTTGGGGTGGAAAGGTTTAACTCCATAACATCTACAAACGGGGTGCAAAGTCCGACATTTATTTTTACAAGGGATGCCGGTAAATTCCCTTATGATATAAATGAAGGGACATTTAGAATTGCCGTCTACAATAGTGAAGGTGAAGTATCAGGGAATTTTGATATCGATATCAACCCTGAAGAGGATAATCTTTATTCGGTAATAGAAAAGATTAACCAGGCAGGGGCAACTGTGGCAAGCGGTAAAATTTCGGCGCAGCTTTCAAGTGGGAATACAATAAAGATTACCGCTGAAGAAGGTTATACTTTTTCTTTTGTGGAAGATACGACAAATTTTTTGGTGGCATCAGGCCTTTATGGCTATTTTAAAGGTTCAGGCGCAAGTGATATTGCAGTAAATGATTTTCTTGCTACCAATCCTAATTTTATAGCAACTGCCAAATCTACCGCACCCGGAGATAATTCAAACGCCCTTGAATTATCAAATTTGAAATTTAGTAAGCTTGTAAATGGGAATTATTCCATTGATGAATTTTACTCGGTTTTTACCACAACCATCGCAGCTGATAAAAATCAAGTAAATACATTTTATGACTCAAAAAAACAGTCTGTTGACCAATTCACCATGAAGTTGGAGCAGATAAAAGGTGTCTCCATTGATGAGGAATTTACAAACCTCATAAAGTTTCAAAAAGCTTACGAGGCAAACGCAAGATTCATTACTGCGGTTGACCAGATGATAGACAAGCTTATCAATGGGGTCGGACTTGTTGGCAGATAG
- a CDS encoding flagellin, with amino-acid sequence MRVTFNLLPFKYMSNLEKSLTKLTDSNEKVTVGRTLLKPEESPINYVSAINVQRTIDEADQFKSNAENALSWITNTDNELQRAIDLLSQAKNQYAIAGANDSQSATSRKALAGDVINILDSMVDIGNANYMGRYLFAGFETETTPFTADTREISSVSSDNSEVEVYTRKVFGDMPEPDEGAYSIYLNKDANTDVVTISVYDKNNNILFLDSNGSDETAKGGNRTSTSISVKFEPGKVINTGLGFAVKLPESDFTSSKIDFYFKPGDDIRYHGDLGKINTKIGYNQEVTLNLTGKEVFLEADRVLKSTRYNTVKGLGITSTTKFSQIDSANLGDADYIDISGTDHYGYKVGAAKLLSVNSATLDMTDKNDSERSVLLKYAGKDYLLTMDKRAYQDMDDVIFSLNRMLETNGLGNEIEASADGDKILFSTTRAGNMVNFELYGSRNNTLGFEGNIEVSDEINLTGAANVDLLVPNSSVASTVNFSSIDEASVESAITTAVGNNYSVISPIYTSSSATFRVVTYDPNMKYEVKGKDTRFEINYDDFDITNKISVDFTGVSASASTATEFIINGEKITFTPVDENSDGNIEKFEIKNALDNALKAKGLNFNLSYEISNVSVSANATFDIKFNLENINYGSDSYLAVSHNGTTKFDNAYGSDFPVATEKRVGDLLDFIEELYGYTVKASIENGNIYVRDLRSGESKFTLRFAESNKGLGYPEVNRNVTLLGKYNGNGDDTWRVTINQNAVNPTDLDVTVIDAKGGTILTKTVTGYDGSPIDLGSGVSVVVDSSSNQSFEVSLKANSSFSLGDMNIVQEGKNVDIFRSLKNLYDALNMNIPQEGIGAPSAWRDESLKSTASPYLDGTFRGNYNDEWTYEVQPVGDKTEFFIQQELSTSSVGNLSLPSANPLDFDVLVSDNSGNVSNVSFNILAGGTSDDLLNAINKNPTLLGLGIKAEVLNNKLVIKSGSGLKNVEINANDSTTAAALGLGSSERFVYSKQTPVLELENTTDLERTLTFKYFDGTNWNNKSVTVDGKKYNSIDELANEINSKIAGSVDIVASNVNGNLAFNYDTDNNNDITNLILEGDYAGTLGYFKPGDEVKIKVSGSSGELINYVSLNTAGKLKDVGDGVKLAFDAGKLYTADSFTSTVGSGINYEIPVLDKAETQITTNLTLTGTRQNRVDSLINFHTTISTSNEEIKAKYLGATEIDMTKAITEFQLAQQAYQMAMSTAAKVLQMSIMDYL; translated from the coding sequence ATGCGCGTAACTTTTAATTTATTACCTTTTAAATATATGTCCAACTTGGAGAAATCTCTCACAAAGCTGACAGACAGCAATGAAAAGGTGACAGTGGGCAGGACATTGCTAAAGCCTGAAGAAAGCCCCATAAATTATGTAAGTGCTATTAATGTTCAAAGGACAATAGATGAAGCTGATCAGTTTAAGTCAAATGCAGAAAATGCACTATCTTGGATTACAAATACAGATAATGAGCTGCAAAGGGCAATAGACTTATTAAGTCAGGCAAAAAACCAATACGCCATAGCGGGTGCCAATGATAGCCAGAGTGCTACCAGTCGAAAAGCACTTGCAGGGGATGTAATCAATATCTTGGACTCAATGGTTGATATTGGTAATGCAAACTATATGGGAAGATATCTGTTTGCAGGCTTTGAGACTGAAACAACTCCTTTTACTGCAGATACAAGGGAAATATCTTCTGTAAGCTCAGATAACTCTGAGGTGGAAGTTTATACGAGAAAAGTTTTTGGGGACATGCCGGAGCCTGATGAGGGTGCTTATTCGATATATTTAAACAAGGATGCAAATACTGATGTCGTGACAATTTCCGTTTATGATAAAAATAATAATATTCTTTTTCTTGACTCAAACGGTAGCGATGAGACGGCTAAAGGTGGCAACAGGACAAGCACTTCTATTTCAGTTAAATTTGAGCCGGGGAAAGTTATAAATACGGGTCTTGGTTTTGCGGTGAAGCTCCCTGAAAGCGATTTTACAAGCAGCAAGATAGATTTTTACTTTAAGCCCGGAGATGATATCAGATACCATGGGGATTTGGGAAAAATTAATACCAAAATCGGATATAATCAGGAAGTTACTTTAAATCTTACAGGCAAAGAGGTATTTCTTGAGGCTGACAGAGTGTTAAAATCTACAAGATACAACACAGTAAAAGGTTTGGGGATAACTTCTACCACAAAGTTTTCTCAGATAGATTCGGCAAATTTGGGGGATGCAGACTATATTGATATTTCAGGGACTGACCATTACGGATATAAAGTCGGTGCGGCAAAATTATTGTCTGTCAATAGTGCGACACTTGACATGACAGATAAAAATGATTCGGAAAGGTCTGTATTATTAAAATATGCCGGGAAAGATTATCTGCTCACAATGGACAAAAGAGCATATCAAGATATGGACGATGTGATATTTAGCTTGAATAGAATGCTTGAAACAAATGGTCTTGGGAATGAGATAGAGGCAAGTGCCGATGGTGATAAAATACTTTTTAGTACCACAAGAGCTGGCAATATGGTTAATTTTGAGCTTTACGGCTCAAGAAATAATACATTAGGATTTGAAGGGAATATTGAAGTAAGTGATGAGATAAATCTTACAGGTGCTGCAAATGTGGATTTATTGGTCCCGAATTCATCTGTAGCCAGCACGGTTAATTTTAGCTCAATTGATGAAGCATCTGTCGAAAGCGCAATAACTACGGCAGTAGGGAATAACTATTCCGTTATTAGCCCAATTTATACATCATCAAGTGCGACTTTCAGAGTCGTAACATATGACCCGAATATGAAATATGAAGTAAAGGGTAAAGATACAAGATTTGAGATTAATTATGATGATTTTGATATTACAAATAAGATTTCTGTTGATTTTACCGGTGTGAGTGCGTCAGCATCAACTGCCACAGAATTTATTATTAATGGTGAGAAAATTACTTTTACCCCGGTAGATGAAAATTCAGATGGCAATATAGAAAAATTTGAAATAAAAAATGCACTGGATAATGCCTTAAAAGCCAAAGGGCTCAATTTTAACTTATCTTATGAAATTTCAAATGTAAGTGTAAGTGCAAATGCTACTTTTGACATTAAGTTTAATCTTGAAAATATAAATTACGGTTCAGACTCATATCTTGCTGTAAGTCACAACGGCACTACAAAATTTGATAATGCCTACGGCAGTGATTTCCCCGTGGCTACAGAAAAAAGGGTGGGAGATTTACTTGACTTTATAGAAGAGCTTTACGGATACACTGTCAAGGCAAGTATTGAAAATGGCAATATCTATGTAAGAGACTTGCGATCAGGGGAAAGCAAATTTACCCTCAGATTTGCTGAAAGTAACAAAGGGCTTGGTTATCCCGAAGTGAATAGGAATGTGACCCTTCTTGGCAAATATAATGGAAATGGCGATGATACATGGCGAGTTACCATAAATCAAAATGCTGTTAATCCTACCGATTTGGATGTGACAGTTATCGATGCTAAAGGTGGAACAATACTTACAAAGACCGTTACCGGGTATGACGGCAGCCCAATCGATCTTGGCTCAGGTGTATCTGTTGTGGTTGATTCAAGTTCAAATCAGTCCTTTGAAGTCAGCTTGAAGGCAAATTCGAGCTTTAGTCTTGGGGATATGAATATTGTTCAGGAAGGTAAAAATGTAGATATATTCAGGTCGCTAAAAAATCTTTACGATGCACTGAATATGAACATTCCCCAAGAGGGGATAGGGGCTCCAAGCGCTTGGCGTGACGAAAGCCTTAAGTCTACAGCAAGCCCTTATCTGGATGGGACATTTAGAGGTAATTATAATGATGAGTGGACTTATGAAGTCCAGCCTGTCGGGGATAAAACTGAATTTTTCATTCAACAAGAGCTAAGCACTTCAAGTGTAGGCAATTTATCTTTACCTTCTGCAAACCCCTTGGACTTTGATGTTTTGGTGTCTGACAATAGTGGAAATGTTTCAAACGTAAGTTTTAATATTTTAGCAGGTGGCACATCAGACGATTTGTTAAATGCTATTAATAAAAACCCAACCCTTTTGGGACTAGGCATTAAAGCAGAAGTTCTTAACAATAAACTTGTAATAAAATCAGGCAGCGGTCTGAAAAATGTGGAGATTAATGCAAATGACTCTACTACTGCGGCTGCACTTGGGCTTGGCAGTAGTGAAAGATTTGTTTATTCAAAACAGACACCTGTGTTAGAGCTCGAAAATACAACGGACTTAGAGCGGACACTTACATTTAAGTATTTTGACGGTACAAATTGGAATAATAAGTCTGTTACCGTAGATGGTAAGAAATATAATTCCATAGATGAGTTAGCCAATGAGATAAATTCCAAAATAGCAGGCAGTGTCGACATAGTTGCCTCAAATGTTAACGGCAATTTAGCGTTTAATTATGATACTGATAACAATAATGATATAACCAACCTGATTTTAGAAGGGGATTATGCCGGGACTTTAGGGTATTTTAAGCCCGGAGATGAAGTAAAAATAAAGGTTTCAGGTAGCAGTGGTGAACTGATAAATTATGTTTCTCTTAATACTGCTGGGAAGTTAAAAGATGTAGGTGATGGTGTGAAATTAGCTTTTGATGCAGGCAAGCTTTATACAGCGGACTCCTTCACTTCGACGGTAGGCTCAGGAATAAACTATGAAATACCTGTCCTTGACAAAGCCGAAACTCAGATAACTACAAACTTGACTTTGACAGGCACAAGGCAAAATAGAGTGGATTCTCTGATTAATTTTCATACGACTATATCTACTTCCAATGAAGAGATTAAGGCTAAATATCTTGGAGCCACTGAAATAGATATGACAAAAGCTATTACGGAATTTCAACTGGCACAGCAGGCTTATCAGATGGCTATGTCAACTGCAGCTAAAGTGCTTCAGATGTCGATTATGGACTATTTATAA
- the fliW gene encoding flagellar assembly protein FliW: MSAQKVLKKEENMEKKVLNSPKLGKFEYTEDDLVTMVSPILGFNELSDFLFISSEEFYPFSYFQSVQDENVTFILADIKIFFPDYSPKFNKRDYKVLQIEKDEDMALFGLVVVKDDPQDATINLKAPVVINTNKKLAKQIILEDDIYKVKTPLFSK, translated from the coding sequence ATGAGTGCACAAAAAGTTTTGAAAAAAGAGGAAAATATGGAGAAAAAAGTTTTAAATTCACCTAAACTTGGCAAGTTTGAGTATACCGAAGATGATTTGGTGACTATGGTATCACCTATCTTAGGATTTAATGAGCTATCAGACTTTCTATTTATCTCTTCTGAAGAGTTTTATCCTTTTTCTTATTTTCAATCAGTTCAAGATGAAAATGTTACTTTTATCCTTGCAGATATAAAAATATTTTTCCCAGATTATTCTCCAAAGTTTAATAAAAGGGATTACAAAGTCTTACAGATTGAAAAAGATGAAGATATGGCACTTTTCGGACTTGTAGTAGTTAAGGATGACCCTCAAGATGCTACTATAAACTTAAAAGCCCCTGTGGTGATAAATACTAATAAAAAACTTGCAAAACAGATAATTTTAGAAGATGATATTTATAAAGTGAAGACGCCGCTCTTTAGCAAATAG
- the csrA gene encoding carbon storage regulator CsrA codes for MLVLTRKLNESLMIGDDIEIKIVDISSKNVKIGIEAPKNVQVFRKEIYDEIKQENIEAINRDVVSLIDFMKKKK; via the coding sequence ATGTTAGTTTTAACGAGAAAGCTTAATGAAAGCCTGATGATTGGGGACGATATAGAAATAAAGATTGTGGATATATCGAGTAAAAATGTGAAGATAGGGATAGAAGCCCCAAAAAATGTGCAGGTATTCAGAAAGGAAATTTATGACGAAATTAAGCAGGAAAATATTGAGGCCATCAACAGGGATGTGGTGTCACTGATAGATTTTATGAAAAAGAAGAAGTGA
- a CDS encoding CcmD family protein yields the protein MKNFWYLFSAYAVIWVLIFSYILKLNSKIKELSQKVDRLISKE from the coding sequence ATGAAAAATTTCTGGTATTTATTCTCTGCTTATGCTGTCATATGGGTATTGATATTTTCTTACATACTTAAGCTTAACAGTAAAATCAAGGAGCTTAGCCAGAAAGTGGACAGGTTAATCTCTAAGGAATAG
- a CDS encoding cytochrome c biogenesis protein: MKLEKVIDFLSFILILVALYFAFIYAPVEKVMGPVQKIFYFHVASAWIAFFAFFVTFICSIFLLATNRYIFDDIASSSAGIGIIFCSIVLITGPIWAKSFWGTWWTWDPRLTTTLILWFIYVGYLMLRKFIDEEDKRAKFAAAVGIVGFIDVPIVFLSIRWWRTIHPNVLQKGGGGLHPDMITSLIVSVIAFTFLYLMLMNKNLKIKALERKILTIENE; this comes from the coding sequence ATGAAACTGGAAAAAGTAATCGACTTTTTATCTTTTATTCTTATCCTTGTGGCACTCTATTTTGCTTTTATTTATGCTCCGGTGGAAAAAGTGATGGGCCCTGTCCAAAAAATATTTTATTTTCATGTGGCCAGCGCTTGGATTGCCTTTTTTGCTTTTTTTGTGACATTTATATGCAGTATTTTCTTGCTTGCCACAAACAGGTATATCTTTGATGATATAGCTTCTTCTTCAGCTGGAATAGGAATAATCTTCTGCTCTATTGTCCTTATTACAGGCCCCATTTGGGCAAAGTCTTTCTGGGGGACATGGTGGACTTGGGACCCAAGGCTTACTACCACGCTCATTTTGTGGTTTATCTATGTGGGTTACCTAATGTTAAGAAAATTTATAGATGAAGAGGACAAAAGGGCTAAGTTTGCTGCAGCGGTTGGTATCGTAGGTTTTATTGACGTGCCGATAGTTTTCTTGTCTATCAGATGGTGGAGGACAATCCACCCAAATGTTTTACAAAAAGGTGGCGGCGGGCTTCATCCTGATATGATTACAAGCCTAATCGTGTCAGTAATCGCATTTACATTTTTATACCTGATGCTGATGAACAAAAATTTAAAGATTAAAGCTTTGGAAAGAAAAATTCTTACAATAGAAAACGAATAA
- a CDS encoding heme exporter protein CcmB, with amino-acid sequence MKKYFKTIYHIFEKDILLELKSKEVINSMLIFSLLTVIVFSFIFEPGAEYKIDLVGGILWMAIVFAGILGLNKSMMSEINGGNLNALLLAPVDKSAIFFGKVLSNFIFLIFMEIVTIPVFTIFYNVNIFKHTLLSIPVFILGTYGFSVLGTLFSIISVKSRTREVMLPILLLPLMIPIILAAIQSINIFIKGDTISDADRWIRLIAAFDLIFTFVVYAIFDYIVEE; translated from the coding sequence GTGAAAAAGTATTTCAAGACCATTTACCATATATTTGAAAAAGATATCCTTCTTGAGCTGAAATCTAAAGAGGTTATAAACTCCATGCTCATATTCTCGCTACTTACAGTAATAGTATTCAGCTTTATATTTGAGCCCGGTGCAGAATACAAAATTGACCTTGTAGGTGGGATATTATGGATGGCAATAGTGTTTGCAGGCATATTAGGGCTAAATAAATCTATGATGAGCGAAATTAACGGCGGCAATCTCAATGCCTTGCTTTTGGCTCCGGTTGACAAAAGTGCAATTTTCTTTGGTAAGGTATTGTCAAATTTTATATTCCTGATATTTATGGAAATAGTAACTATCCCCGTCTTTACAATCTTTTATAATGTAAACATATTTAAGCATACACTCCTTTCAATCCCTGTTTTTATTTTAGGGACTTACGGTTTTTCTGTACTTGGTACACTTTTTTCCATAATATCCGTCAAATCCCGCACAAGAGAGGTTATGCTTCCGATACTCTTGCTCCCTTTGATGATCCCTATCATACTCGCTGCAATACAGTCTATAAATATTTTTATTAAAGGGGATACGATTTCTGATGCTGACAGATGGATTAGATTAATCGCAGCATTTGACTTGATATTTACATTTGTTGTATATGCTATATTTGACTACATAGTTGAGGAGTGA